One window from the genome of Cricetulus griseus strain 17A/GY chromosome 2, alternate assembly CriGri-PICRH-1.0, whole genome shotgun sequence encodes:
- the D2hgdh gene encoding D-2-hydroxyglutarate dehydrogenase, mitochondrial, protein MVLHLVPRCSARLFWASPGWRRTYTQGASVGLKSLGCPRHRHSPLACRGYSSASGSPEVILTPERYPVQRLPFSTVSEEDLAAFERIIPGRVVTDPEQLETCNVDWLRSVRGCSKVLLRPQTSEEVSQILRHCYQRNLAVNPQGGNTGMVGGSVPVFDEVILSTALMNQVISFHDVSGILVCQAGCVLEELSRYVQARDFIMPLDLGAKGSCHIGGNVATNAGGLRFLRYGSLRGTVLGLEVVLADGTILNCLTSLRKDNTGYDLKQLFIGSEGTLGVITAVSILCPPRPKAVNVAFLGCPGFAEVLQTFSTCKGMLGEILSAFEFMDTECMQLVGQHLHLTNPVQESPFYVLVETSGSSAAHDAEKLTGVLEQVLNSGLVSDGTMATDQRKIQMLWALRERITEALSRDGYVFKYDISLPVERLYDLVIDVRTRLGPRAKHVVGYGHLGDGNLHLNVTAEAFSQELLGALEPYVYAWTAEQRGSVSAEHGLGFKKKNVLSYSKPPEAVKLMQQLKVMLDPKGILNPYKTLPAQA, encoded by the exons ATGGTGCTCCATTTGGTGCCTAGGTGTTCTGCAAGGCTCTTCTGGGCGTCTCCAGGATGGAGGAGGACCTACACTCAGGGAGCCTCAGTGGGGTTGAAGTCACTGGGTTGCCCTCGCCATAGGCACAGCCCCTTGGCTTGCAGAGGGTACTCCTCGGCCTCTGGCAGCCCTGAGGTGATACTGACTCCTGAGCGATACCCTGTGCAGCGGCTGCCGTTTTCCACTGTGTCTGAGGAGGACCTGGCTGCCTTTGAACGCATCATACCTGGCAGAGTTGTCACAGATCCAGAGCAACTGGAGACATGCAATGTGGACTGGCTGAGGAGCGTCCGGG GCTGCAGTAAAGTGTTGCTGAGGCCCCAGACCTCCGAGGAAGTGTCCCAGATTCTTAG GCATTGCTATCAGAGGAACTTGGCTGTGAACCCACAGGGGGGGAACACTGGCATGGTGGGGGGCAGTGTCCCCGTTTTTGATGAAGTCATCCTGTCCACTGCCCTCATGAATCAAGTCATCAGCTTCCATGACGTGTCCG GAATCCTGGTCTGCCAGGCAGGCTGTGTGTTGGAGGAGCTGAGTCGCTACGTGCAGGCTCGGGACTTCATCATGCCACTGGACTTGGGAGCAAAGGGCAGCTGCCACATTGGGGGTAATGTGGCCACCAATGCCGGTGGTCTGCGCTTTCTGCGGTATGGCTCGCTTCGAGGAACTGTCCTGGGCCTGGAAGTG GTACTTGCTGATGGGACCATCCTGAACTGCCTGACCTCCCTGAGGAAGGATAACACAGGCTATGACCTGAAGCAGCTGTTCATTGGATCGGAGGGCACGCTGGGGGTCATCACTGCTGTGTCCATCTTGTGCCCACCCAGGCCCAAGGCTGTGAATGTGGCTTTCCTCG GTTGCCCTGGGTTTGCTGAGGTTCTGCAGACATTCAGCACCTGCAAAGGGATGCTGGGCGAGATCCTGTCAGCGTTTGAGTTTATGGACACTGAATGCATGCAGTTGGTTGGACAGCACCTCCACCTGACCAACCCAGTGCAAG AAAGTCCATTCTATGTCCTGGTTGAGACCTCAGGCTCCAGTGCTGCACACGATGCTGAGAAGCTGACCGGTGTCCTGGAGCAGGTGCTGAACTCTGGCCTGGTGAGCGACGGCACTATGGCTACCGACCAGAGGAAAATCCAG ATGCTGTGGGCCCTTCGGGAGAGAATCACAGAGGCGCTCAGCCGGGATGGCTACGTGTTCAAGTATGACATATCCCTCCCCGTAGAGCGGCTCTATGACCTCGTGATCGACGTACGCACCCGCCTCGGCCCTCGTGCCAAGCATGTGGTGGGATACGGGCACTTGG GGGATGGCAACCTTCACCTGAATGTGACGGCAGAGGCCTTTAGCCAGGAGTTGCTCGGTGCCTTGGAGCCCTATGTATATGCCTGGACAGCGGAGCAGCGGGGCAGTGTCAGTGCTGAGCATGGCCTTGGCTTCAAGAAGAAGAACGTACTCAGCTATAGCAAGCCACCTGAGGCCGTGAAGCTTATGCAACAACTCAAGGTCATGCTGGACCCCAAAGGCATCCTGAACCCCTATAAGACTCTGCCTGCTCAAGCCTGA